In one Arachis duranensis cultivar V14167 chromosome 9, aradu.V14167.gnm2.J7QH, whole genome shotgun sequence genomic region, the following are encoded:
- the LOC107464910 gene encoding uncharacterized protein LOC107464910 produces MAVTTEKKHWWLTNRRIVEKYIKDARSLIATQEESEIISALSLLDAALALSPRLEQALELRARCLLFLRRFKDVADMLQDYIPSLRISDEDSSSSSSDSGFSSQSLSREGVKLLSSSSFSSSSDSSSCSFSPSPGRDQSFTCFSVSHLKKKLMAAICKSCEKEGHWRYLVLGKACYHLGLMEDAMILLQTGKRLATAAFRRESICWSDDSFSLSLSTAAAAPPSTPLTESESITQLLSHIKLLLRRRAAALAALDAGVHTEAIRHFSKIIESRRGVTPQGFLSQCYAHRASAQRHAWRIADAIADCNRALALEATSIEALHTRASVLEMIKCLPDSLHDLEHLKLLYNSILRDRKLPGPAWKHHNVRYVEIPGRLCTLSTKIKELKQRMANGETGNNVDYYALIGLRRGCSRSELQRAHLLLCLKHKHEKALSFIDRCELADKRDIENVKERAKMSATLLYRLIQKGYAEIMANITKEEALKEQKKRALHDDNSNEDSNESVLFCSSASTTNPSLVQGMFCRDLSIVGNLLSQAGFNPSIPMKYEALSC; encoded by the exons TCACCAACCGAAGG ATTGTTGAGAAATACATAAAGGACGCTCGTAGCCTCATTGCAACGCAAGAGGAGAGCGAGATCATTTCCGCTCTGAGTTTGTTGGACGCCGCTCTAGCCTTATCTCCAAGACTAGAGCAAGCGCTGGAACTCAGAGCGAGGTGTCTACTTTTCTTACGGAGGTTCAAAGACGTAGCAGATATGCTTCAGGATTACATCCCAAGCCTCAGAATTTCCGACgaagattcttcttcttcttcttctgatagCGGTTTCTCTTCGCAGAGTCTTTCAAGAGAAGGCGTGAAGCTTCTTTCTTCTTcgtccttttcttcttcatctgattcttcttcttgttctttttctcCTTCACCTGGTAGAGATCAGAGCTTCACGTGCTTCTCTGTTTCgcacttgaagaagaagctcatggCTGCGATCTGTAAGAGTTGTGAGAAGGAAGGGCATTGGAg ATACTTAGTACTTGGCAAAGCATGCTACCACTTAGGCCTAATGGAAGATGCAATGATTCTCCTCCAAACCGGCAAGCGCCTAGCTACGGCCGCCTTCCGCCGCGAAAGCATCTGCTGGTCTGACGACAGcttctccctctccctctccacCGCCGCCGCAGCACCACCGTCCACCCCTCTCACCGAATCGGAGTCCATAACCCAGCTCCTGTCCCACATCAAGCTCCTCCTCCGTCGTCGGGCCGCAGCACTGGCCGCCCTTGACGCCGGGGTCCACACGGAGGCCATCCGCCACTTCTCGAAGATCATCGAGTCTCGGCGCGGTGTGACGCCACAGGGCTTCCTCTCGCAGTGCTACGCGCATCGTGCCTCCGCCCAGCGGCACGCATGGCGAATAGCGGACGCAATCGCGGACTGTAACCGCGCGCTGGCGCTGGAAGCGACGAGCATCGAAGCACTCCACACACGCGCGTCGGTGCTTGAAATGATTAAGTGCCTTCCTGATTCTCTGCATGACCTTGAACACCTAAAGCTTCTCTACAACTCCATTCTTCGTGACCGCAAGCTCCCTGGACCCGCCTGGAAGCACCACAATGTTAG GTACGTAGAGATCCCAGGGAGACTCTGCACTCTGAGCACCAAGATCAAAGAACTCAAGCAGAGAATGGCAAATGGCGAAACAGGAAACAATGTTGATTACTACGCTTTGATTGGTTTGAGGCGTGGGTGTTCTCGGTCAGAGCTTCAGAGGGCACATCTTTTGCTCTGTTTGAAGCATAAGCATGAGAAGGCTCTGAGTTTCATTGATCGTTGTGAGCTTGCGGACAAACGAGACATTGAAAATGTTAAGGAAAGGGCCAAAATGTCTGCAACGTTATTGTACAGGTTGATTCAGAAGGGTTATGCTGAAATTATGGCGAATATCACAAAAGAGGAAGCTTTGAAAGAACAGAAGAAGAGGGCTTTGCATGATGATAATAGTAATGAAGATAGTAATGAGAGTGTGTTGTTTTGTTCATCTGCTTCGACTACAAATCCTTCGTTGGTTCAAGGAATGTTTTGTAGAGACCTATCTATAGTTGGGAACTTGCTTTCTCAAGCTGGGTTTAACCCTTCTATTCCCATGAAGTATGAGGCTTTGAGTTGCTAG